From Pongo pygmaeus isolate AG05252 chromosome 1, NHGRI_mPonPyg2-v2.0_pri, whole genome shotgun sequence, one genomic window encodes:
- the DYNLT5 gene encoding dynein light chain Tctex-type 5 isoform X3, with translation MRLQQFSHIFSSTSTVSYMDEPSQRDDVSRLTVQMENTYQLGPPKHFPVVTVNHILKDVLTSYLQVEEYDPELCRQMTKTISEVIKAQVKDLMIPQYKLIVIVHIGQVNRQSVLIGSRCLWDPKSDTFSSYVFRNSSLFALANVYAVYLE, from the exons TTCTACGAGTACTGTGTCTTATATGGATGAACCTAGTCAGCGTGATGATGTCTCTCGCCTTACAGTTCAGATGGAAAACACCTATCAGTTGG GTCCTCCCAAACATTTTCCTGTGGTCACTGTCAATCATATTTTGAAAGATGTATTAACCAGCTATCTACAAGTAGAAGAATATGATCCAGAGCTCTGTAGACAGATGACTAAAACCATTTCTGAG GTTATTAAAGCCCAGGTGAAGGACTTGATGATTCCACAGTATAAACTAATTGTGATTGTTCACATTGGACAAGTGAACAGGCAGAGCGTACTTATTGGAAGCAGATGCCTCTGGGATCCTAAAAGTGATACCTTTTCATCTTATGTTTTCAGAAATTCTTCTCTCTTTGCTCTTGCAAATGTCTATGCAGTTTACCTAGAGTGa